TCGTGAGAGTTCAATCATCAATGGGTAAAAACAATATAATTGTCTTTGACAAACACCTCATTTAACATTTATTTAAATGCTATCTGATGTGTGATGACCATTGTTCAATACAATCATCCCCTTGTTAGTTGTTTATATAACATAACAAAAAGTGGAATTGTCTTTGACAAACACCTCATTTACAAAATGATGTTACATGCAGGCATCTAATTCAACAGAATAGCGGCCCGTAAACACCTCATTTCGCGAGTGTTTTTCAATGGTAAAGCAATGATCCCTTGAGTTAAAAGAAATTGTCTGGGACAAACACCTCATTTAAAGGTTTTGTTTTTAACAATTAACCCTTCCTCACTAATTATGATGTCCCAGAAAACCAAGATTATGCGAAAAAGTTTTCTAAGTTTAGGCAAGTGATTTTAAATTTTGATACTATAAAAAGAAGGCAGTGAAAAAACTCTACAATTTTTACTGCTAAATTTAAATCAACAAATTAAAAAGTAAAAGGAGAAACGTGATCATGACGCTTCTAAAGGTTGAACATTTAACAGGTGGGTATACTCGAAAACCTGTCTTAAAGGATATTTCATTTGAGGTTGAAAAAGGTAATATTGTTGGTCTAATCGGTCTAAATGGTGCTGGTAAAAGTACAACAATCAAGCATATTATTGGAACAATGGAAGCTCATAAAGGACAAGTCTCCATTAATGGGAATACCTTTGCTTTAGATTCTGCAGCCTATCGTTCACAATTTAGCTTTATACCAGAAACACCCATTTTATATGATGAGTTAACACTGTATGAACATTTAGAGCTAACAGCGATGGCATATGGAATTGATAAGGACACCTTCGAAAAACGACTTCAACCGTTATTAAAGGAATTTCGGATGGAGAAGAGGTTAAAGTGGTTTCCAGCTCATTTCTCAAAGGGAATGAAGCAAAAGGTTATGATAATGTGTGCCTTCTTAGTTGAACCTGAGCTTTATATTATTGATGAGCCTTTTGTTGGATTAGATCCATTAGCTATAAATTCATTATTGGAAATGATGGATCAAGCTAAAAAACAAGGATCAGGTATTCTTATGTCAACACATATATTAGCAACAGCGGAAAGATATTGTGATTCTTTTATTATTTTACATAACGGAGAAGTTCGCGCAAAAGGAACATTACTTCAATTAAGGGAACAATTTGGAATGAGAGATGCGACTTTAGATGATCTTTATATTCAGTTAACAAAGGAAGATCAAGATGAAGAGCGTTAATGAAATATGGCAGACACGAGTAAATCAACATATAAATGAAACGAGAATGTACTTGAAGTATATGTTAAATGACCACCTTCTTTTCGTTTTTATATTTTTAGGAGCGGGTGGAGCTTTAACTTATCA
This Metabacillus endolithicus DNA region includes the following protein-coding sequences:
- a CDS encoding ABC transporter ATP-binding protein; translated protein: MTLLKVEHLTGGYTRKPVLKDISFEVEKGNIVGLIGLNGAGKSTTIKHIIGTMEAHKGQVSINGNTFALDSAAYRSQFSFIPETPILYDELTLYEHLELTAMAYGIDKDTFEKRLQPLLKEFRMEKRLKWFPAHFSKGMKQKVMIMCAFLVEPELYIIDEPFVGLDPLAINSLLEMMDQAKKQGSGILMSTHILATAERYCDSFIILHNGEVRAKGTLLQLREQFGMRDATLDDLYIQLTKEDQDEER